In a single window of the Oscarella lobularis chromosome 2, ooOscLobu1.1, whole genome shotgun sequence genome:
- the LOC136184040 gene encoding MSL complex subunit 3-like produces the protein MVSTRGPRPRFHLGETVLCYEPDQSRCLALYDSKILEVDIMRDERGKRVPHYLLHFSGWNKSWDKWVKEELLLEDNEENRRTQQYLKHDIQKPGIKRKRANPTEEKSSPSVMNCSKEKAKEETNHPQSGVNVVAGEEIEESQSEVPKEILTPTQVPSGTTSLDFPKKLIKVLEEDCCNITQRHKLIQLPQRQTIRRILANYYDSCKCDSLVTEDGSLGFVEEMIDGLKTYTDWYLPTQLLYAFERVQHQQISENCQRQSRGSAISVTDAVSFTLADHSYASVLEETVGEETSTAAAPEEEPQRVTETPDEDIIDVVGDDPVQQQQQQQQQKQQQQQQKQQQQQQQQQQQQQQQQQQQQQQQQQQQQQQQQQQQQQQQQQQQQQQQQQQQQQQQQQQQQQQQQQQRPKQESESSSQSTPKPNLGSNDVGVEKVEWPVSYSDIYGIHHLLRLLVRLPEFLSHTCMSQNNYRHLWQWLHHLIDYLTDNYSSIVSSNQYITASKSYIKEAAQQ, from the exons ATGGTGTCGACTCGCGGCCCCCGTCCTCGCTTTCACTTGGGCGAAACCGTCTTGTGCTACGAACCAGATCAATCTCGATGCCTTGCTTTATATGATTCCAAG ATCCTCGAAGTGGACATAATGCGCGACGAGAGAGGAAAGAGAGTTCCGCACTATCTTCTTCATTTCAGCGGATGGAATAAAAG CTGGGACAAATGGGTGAAAGAGGAGCTTCTTTTAGAAGACAACGAAGAGAATCGAAGGACCCAGCAGTATCTCAAGCACGACATTCAGAAACCAGG aataaaaagaaaacgagccaATCCAACCGAGGAGAAAAGCTCGCCGA gcGTGATGAACTGTagtaaagaaaaagcgaaagaggaGACAAATCATCCTCAGAGCGGCGTCAATGTTGTCGCTGgggaagaaattgaagagagCCAAAGTGAAGTGCCGAAAGAGATTCTTACTCCTACTCAAGTACCG tctGGTACGACGTCACTGGATTTTCCTAAGAAGTTGATCAAGGTTCTTGAAGAAGATTGCTGTAACATAACTCAACGTCATAAG ttgaTTCAACTTCCTCAGAGACAGACAATACGACGCATTCTCGCCAACTATTACGACTCCTGCAAGTGCGATTCACTCGTGACTGAAGACGGAAG TCTGGGTTTTGTCGAGGAAATGATCGACGGTCTCAAGACATATACAGACTGGTATCTTCCCACGCAGCTTCTCTACGCCTTTGAACGCGTGCAGCATCAACAAATCAGCGAGAATTGTCAACGTCAATCGCGCGGCAGCGCCATCAGCGTGACGGACGCCGTCTCCTTCACGCTCGCCGACCATTCGTACGCGTCGGTGCTGGAGGAGACCGTCGGCGAGGAAACATCGACAGCTGCGGCACCGGAGGAAGAGCCGCAGCGCGTTACTGAGACGCCGGACGAGGACATCATTGACGTGGTGGGCGACGATCCTgtgcaacagcagcagcagcagcagcagcagaagcagcagcagcagcagcagaagcagcagcagcagcagcagcagcagcagcagcagcagcagcagcagcagcagcagcagcagcagcagcagcagcagcagcagcagcagcagcagcag cagcagcagcagcagcagcagcagcagcagcagcagcagcagcagcagcagcagcagcagcagcagcagcagcagcagcagcagcagcagcagcagcagcagcgacCGAAACAggaaagcgaatcgtcgtcgcagagtACGCCCAAACCGAATCTTGGAAGCAATGATGTTGGGGTGGAAAAGGTCGAGTGGCCGGTGTCTTATTCGGATATTTATGGAATTCATCATCTTCTTCGACTCTTAG TTCGTCTTCCCGAGTTCTTGAGTCATACGTGTATGTCTCAAAACAACTATAGGCATCTTTGGCAGTGGTTGCATCATTTGATTGA CTATTTGACTGATAATTATTCATCAATAGTTTCCAGTAACCAGTACATCACAGCAAGCAAATCTTACATAAAAGAGGCAGCTCAGCAATAA
- the LOC136183524 gene encoding arylsulfatase B-like has protein sequence MLFGSALFLLLGVTAASAAEHPHILFIVADDLGYHDLGFRGTRIKTPNLDQLAKEGVVLNQYYVQPVCSPSRASFLTGRYPIRYGMQHYVLSSSKAEGLNLSETLLPQRLKEAGYSTHAIGKWHLGFYTWEHTPTFRGFDSFYGFYGGGEDYFKHMAGKGYDFRRDKEARCGNGCSHVATEAKGGYSTTLFSEEAVNIVKEHDSSTPMFMYLAYQAVHAPREVPPSYVTPYDHIIEDSERRTFAGMLACMDEGIGNLTSALKEKGMMDNTLIIFTADNGGPIRGSSRCHICGDNTGTENYPLRGGKHSLWEGGVRGTSFVHGKMLATSGYYNEGLMHATDWFPTILSMLGLDPSPSGSKTLDGFNQWPLISQNQSSARNEVLINIDRLHNVNGPGVQGGEGHAAIRQGNWKLCLGDPGPPDIWSMPVNASLHAMPFAMKPTVTAWNTTVQLFDVVKDEREENDVAAANMDVVKSLLAKLQEYNSTVVPPIYTFGGGDPRSDPSKHGGAWTPWLEQ, from the exons ATGCTTTTCGGTAGCGCTTTATTCCTTCTTCTCGGCGTTACAGCAGCCAGTGCTGCGGAACACCCGCACATTCTCTTTATTGTGG CGGACGATCTAGGCTACCACGACCTCGGTTTTCGTGGAACTCGCATCAAAACTCCAAATCTCGACCAGTTGGCTAAAGAAGGAGTAGTTCTGAACCAG TACTACGTTCAGCCTGTGTGTTCTCCAAG TCGGGCTTCTTTCTTGACTGGCCGCTATCCAATTCGATATGGCATGCAACACTACGTTCTCTCTTCAAGCAAG GCTGAAGGGTTGAATTTGAGTGAAACGTTGCTTCCTCAGCGACTCAAAGAGGCCGGATACTCGACTCACGCTATAGGAAAG TGGCATCTCGGCTTTTACACGTGGGAACATACGCCCACTTTCCGAGGATTCGACTCGTTCTATGGTTTCTACGGTGGCGGCGAAGACTATTTTAAACACATGGCTGGAAAGGGATACGATTTCCGAAGAGACAAGGAGGCTCGTTGTGGAAACGGCTGCTCGCAT gttGCTACTGAAGCAAAGGGTGGATACTCCACTACCCTTTTTTCAGAAGAGGCAGTCAATATTGTCAAGGAACACGATTCCAGTACTCCAATGTTTAT GTATTTGGCTTATCAAGCTGTTCATGCTCCTCGTGAAGTTCCTCCCTCTTACGTTACGCCATACGATCATATAATCGAGGATAGCGAACGAAGAACGTTTGCT GGAATGCTGGCATGCATGGATGAAGGAATtggaaatttgacgtcagctcTAAAGGAGAAAGGAATGATGGACAACACGTTAATCATTTTTACTGCC GATAATGGGGGTCCTATCAGAGGCTCGAGTCGCTGTCACATATGTGGAGACAACACGGGAACGGAAAACTATCCTCTGCGCGGTGGAAAGCACTCGCTTTGGGAGGGCGGAGTTAGAGGAACG TCTTTTGTGCATGGAAAGATGCTCGCAACGTCTGGGTATTACAACGAAGGATTGATGCATGCCACTGACTGGTTTCCGACCATTCTCAGCATGCTTGG actTGATCCCTCGCCGAGTGGTTCTAAAACATTGGACGGTTTCAACCAATGGCCTTTGATTTCGCAAAACCAGTCTTCAGCGAGAAACGAA GTTCTCATCAATATTGATCGTCTTCACAATGTCAACGGGCCTGGAGTGCAGGGAGGAGAGGGTCACGCCGCTATTAGACAAGGCAATTGGAAACTTTGCCTCGGGGATCCTGGGCCACCGGACATTTGGTCGATGCCTGTGAACGCGAGTCTCCACGCGATGCCGTTTGCTATGAAACCGACGGTCACCGCGTGGAATACAACCGTTCAGCTTTTTGATGTTGTAAAAgacgagagagaagaaaacgacgtggCAGCTGCAAATATGGACGTG GTGAAATCGTTGTTAGCGAAGTTGCAGGAGTACAACAGCACGGTAGTTCCTCCTATATACACCTTCGGTGGTGGGGATCCTCGCTCTGATCCCAGCAAACACGGCGGTGCTTGGACACCTTGGCTTGAACAGTAA
- the LOC136183526 gene encoding alpha-N-acetyl-neuraminyl-2,3-beta-galactosyl-1,3-N-acetyl-galactosaminide alpha-2,6-sialyltransferase-like — protein MVANAKRRVFLVLALLLVAAVVLWHLAISASPRTVSKPRITTKPTAVEPESREKSKIDDATPATQKASNPTTLNGYTSVLDSSRPLQMNCVTCSLVSSSGRILDQSKGDEIDGADCVIRMNAAPVKGYEIDVGRRTTLRVLSQFSVPYALNRAQNLIDEKLEYFAAWGAEQHLGDNTPKGKAMIETAKKIPDIGFYRVTPKYYWYQDEIFQKATGKPRQQSGTWLSTGWFTFDVIKLACKRTKVYGKVYGMIPEDFCLDPNAPKAFYHYWERSAGDECSYYKGMENRHSGAHRFMTEKAIFAQWAITHNITFHSPEWDPRKHTEAHHNF, from the exons ATGGTGGCAAACGCAAAACGGCGAGTTTTCCTAGTGCTCGCACTTCTACTTGTCGCTGCCGTCGTTCTATGGCACCTTGCGATATCTGCTTCCCCGCGCACCGTTTCGAAACCGAGAATAACAACAAAACCAACTGCAGTTGAGCCCGAATCACGCGAGAagtcgaaaatcgacgatgcGACGCCTGCAACGCAAAAAGCATCAAATCCCACTACTCTCAACGGCTATACATCCGTACTCGACTCGTCTCGACCTCTCCAAATGAACTGCGTCACGTGCTCGCTCGTCTCGAGTTCCGGTCGCATTCTCGATCAATCtaaaggcgacgaaatcgacgggGCTGACTGCGTGATTCGCATGAACGCGGCTCCGGTGAAAGGctacgaaatcgacgtcggtcgTCGTACGACTCTGCGCGTTTTGTCGCAATTCAGCGTACCGTATGCGCTGAATCGCGCACAGAATctaatcgacgagaaactcgAATATTTCGCTGCGTGGGGTGCAGAGCAGCATTTGGGCGACAATACGCCAAAGGGAAAGGCGATGATCGAAACGGCAAAAAAGATACCTGACATAGGATTCTATAGAGTGACTCCAAAGTACTATTGGTATCAGGACGAAATTTTTCAGAAAGCTACCGGAAAGCCACG GCAACAGTCGGGAACTTGGCTGAGTACGGGTTGGTTcacgtttgacgtcatcaaactGGCATGCAAGCGGACAAAAGTCTATGGTAAAGTCTATGGTATGATACCAGAAGATTTTTGCCT AGATCCCAATGCTCCAAAGGCGTTTTATCATTATTGGGAACGCAGTGCTGGCGACGAGTGTAGCTACTACAAAGGTATGGAGAATAGGCATTCTGGTGCTCATCGGTTTATGACTGAAAAAGCGATTTTTGCTCAATGGGCTATAACACATAATATCACGTTTCATTCGCCTGAATGGGATCCGAGGAAGCATACAGAGGCTCATCATAACTTTTAG
- the LOC136183528 gene encoding dehydrogenase/reductase SDR family member 4-like, translating into MEVSARVGAAASLRDQVALVAGGAGVVGAGAVRSFLKLGATVIVPSRSQQKLDDLIATVPESDRPRLLTLVASAGSPEGVEKIVKFLDDNELKVNHVVSSLGTLWFKGQTIGQPVSEWDKMLGDGARSHFVFTTQILPKIADTKNATFTYVTGRLGEGMRMPNVGLMCIDYTCIYGLIMVAQEEMKEKPIRINEFRLGLYVTREKQELADECGMVLAGLATTKGLAVKEKLVRIAKEEDLATWHQKLH; encoded by the exons ATGGAAGTCTCTGCGAGGGTTGGAGCAGCAGCAAGCTTGAGG GATCAAGTTGCTCTGGTTGCCGGCGGAGCTGGTGTCGTGGGAGCAGGTGCAGTGCGTAGTTTCTTGAAGCTGGGAGCTACAGTCATAGTACCTTCAAGATCGCAGCAAAAATTAGACGATCTCATCGCTACAGTTCCGGAAA GTGATAGACCGAGACTACTTACTCTTGTAGCTTCAGCTGGATCTCCGGAAGGAGTGGAAAAGATCGTGAAATTTCTGGATGATAATGAGCTGAAAGTGAATCACGTCGTCAGTTCGTTGGGGACACTGTGGTTCAAAGGGCAGACGATTGGTCAACCTGTTTCCGAATGGGACAAAATGC TTGGAGATGGCGCTAGGTCGCACTTTGTTTTCACCACTCAAATTCTGCCAAAAATTGCCGACACCAAAAATGCGACGTTTACCTACGTGACGGGAAGGCTTGGTGAAGGCATGAGAATGCCGAATGTCGGATTGATGTGCATCGACTATACATGCATCTATGGCTTGATTATGGTCGCCCAAGAAGAGATGAAGGAGAAGCCTATTCGCATCAACGAGTTTCGTCTCGGTCTCTACGTCACAAGAGAAAAACAGGAATTGGCCGACGAATGTGGCATGGTTTTGGCTGGATTGGCTACTACAAAAGGGTTGGCCGTCAAAGAGAAATTGGTGCGTATTGCCAAGGAGGAAGACCTCGCCACGTGGCATCAAAAACTGCACTAG
- the LOC136183518 gene encoding uncharacterized protein yields the protein MRFLLLLSLCAFAAASPSHKRSKRAPVNDGWSAWKATSYCSKSCGTGGVILEKRNCTNPAPSSGGRKCAGPDTRLTTTKCNERHCPFEGYADALTMMNRQDLLPSYTSSFQTLLVVNTSAPSTPPQPSYGTCTMTGDPHATTFDGSLYSFYGACVYYAVYDNVRSLKYPRFNIQIETVKCAGDRSCVSGAIINVFPCPTSAAGVKAANDTNGAVTPTVIRMDALHGGVTINGNDVTGNLPELIEDARVIVQSDGHVLTTTCHCDYNHGSFAVRWTGQYNIQVLVGSSVKNQILGLCGKWDGDKSDDFTLIDGTTLPWISNPLNDQTVQRFTESYQLPSHSATCAGPSTPTACKTPYHDTSLYCDVFRRGAMYQCNADSSSVFYVDPTPVSRECYIDVCMEPDDDSKAKRACVYYVKYAMQCRCKGFSKIDLTGYQGCVPPTASVEPRNESVWAGCPASFLCTVTGWPSPTISWTHDGKDVDTGSRKNFTYSADRRESTLRIPHANVTDQGMYTCSADNFVGEALDSAQLTVTRASFGISTTSTFLVGSTVSVTVSKSPANNPATTVRLDLIDSKDCVVTTLVQSTSSSGHVLIPLKTLPKGAAFGVKYRIRASWTMSGCTPFVGYSDEVEFVRGVIDATIPVDDSGKLIDPPIVYYGTEAALAWDYDSSLTLLLNLDVDLYYKNGTFYGRLFPNVVAKDKQLNWWVGQGHHPSPGEYYLFLNDPQTGAQGKSNVFTITHADLCIVTPNVVTFGTNTSVFVKVEPDYVKPVPLQYYLMDEKCENVIYNLTNNITGFPHATWSLPKVIKGTSGGLFRLRAQSGKPSYLSSCSDTRFRFRHGAITVNIVAKSSTVYVNQDYTITYTAEDNLVYLKFVRVGLVCTSGKWVIARNVPKTQGKVTWNVGRESATPIQAGDVCTAFVEDEGYTGASGLSQNVTVAKICVVADPTFSAKKPAAIGVSGLSDTKNSGVQVVASEEPYTLLHTVDTKDLVYGDNLITWQHPVAPPKSKAGGSYFRIRVEDTVTGGYGLSEKIEFSTEVVDKPSSKTNKNVSDSFIAKNDGGGGQQQSKTGDSRAGMIAGIVIGSIVGIVLVVAVIMKVKRWRPKRQRLLDGSTSNATHGGTISWSNTAREYDQLS from the exons ATGCGGTTCCTGCTTTTGCTCAGCCTGTGCGCCTTCGCTGCAGCCTCTCCAAGCCACAAAAGATCCAAACGAG cgccTGTCAACGACGGTTGGAGTGCGTGGAAAGCGACGTCCTACTGCTCGAAATCATGCGGAACCGGCGGCGTTATCCTCGAAAAACGAAACTGCACGAATCCGGCACCGAGTTCGGGCGGCCGAAAGTGCGCGGGACCGGACACGCgactgacgacgacaaaatgcAATGAACGTCACTGCCCATTCGAAG GCTACGCCGACGCTCTAACAATGATGAATCGTCAAGATCTTCTCCCATCATACACGTCCTCGTTTCAGACTCTATTGGTCGTGAAtacgtcggcgccgtcgacgccgcctcAGCCGTCGTACGGAACGTGCACGATGACGGGAGATCcccacgcgacgacgttcgacggcTCGCTCTACTCGTTTTACGGCGCCTGCGTTTACTACGCCGTCTACGACAACGTGCGCAGTCTGAAATATCCGCGATTCAATATACAAATTGAAACGGTGAAGTGCGCCGGCGACAGGTCGTGCGTTTCGGGGGCGATCATCAACGTTTTTCCGTGTCCCACGTCGGCGGCTGGCGTCAAGGCGGCAAACGATACGAATGGCGCGGTGACGCCGACGGTTATTAGAATGGACGCGTTGCACGGCGGGGTCACGATTAACGGCAACGACGTGACCGGTAATCTGCCCGAGTTGATCGAAGACGCGCGCGTGATCGTTCAGAGCGACGGTCacgttttgacgacgacatgCCATTGTGACTACAATCACGGCAGTTTTGCCGTACGCTGGACAGGGCAGTACAACATCCAAGTTCTAGTGGGAAGCTCCGTCAAGAATCAGATTCTGGGACTGTGCGGAAAATGGGACGGCGACAAGAGCGACGATTTCACTCTCATCGACGGGACGACATTGCCGTGGATAAGTAATCCCTTAAATGATCAGACCGTGCAGAGGTTCACCGAGTCCTATCAACTTCCGAGTCACTCGGCGACGTGCGCGgggccgtcgacgccgacggcgtgcAAGACGCCCTACCACGATACGTCTCTCTACTgcgacgtttttcgacgCGGCGCGATGTACCAGTGCAATGCGGATTCGTCCAGCGTCTTCTACGTCGATCCCACGCCTGTGAGTCGCGAGTGTTACATAGACGTTTGCATGGAgccggacgacgacagcaagGCGAAACGTGCCTGTGTTTATTACGTGAAGTATGCGATGCAGTGTCGTTGCAAGGGATTTTCGAAGATAGACCTGACTGGATATCAGGGATGCG tACCTCCTACTGCGTCGGTGGAGCCTCGCAATGAGAGTGTTTGGGCGGGGTGTCCCGCTTCGTTTTTGTGCACTGTGACGGGCTGGCCAAGTCCGACAATCAGTTGGACTCACGAcggcaaagacgtcgatACAGGATCGCGAAAGAATTTCACTTACAGTGCAGATAGAAGAGAGTCTACGCTCAGAATTCCCCACGCCAACGTCACCGATCAGGGAATGTACACGTGCTCGGCTGACAATTTCGTTGGAGAGGCGTTGGATTCGGCGCAACTTACAGTTACAC GGGCATCTTTTGGCATTTCTACTACTTCAACTTTTCTTGTTGGATCAACGGTTTCCGTGACGGTTAGCAAAAGTCCAGCAAACAATCCTGCTACAACGGTCCGACTCGACTTGATCGATTCAAAAGACTGCGTGGTTACAACACTCG TGCAAAGTACTTCGAGTTCCGGTCACGTTCTCATTCCTTTGAAGACGTTGCCTAAGGGGGCTGCGTTTGGAGTCAAGTATCGAATCAGAGCCTCTTGGACCATGTCCGGATGCACTCCTTTTGTTGGATACTCTGACGAAGTTGAGTTCGTTC GCGGTGTCATCGATGCCACAATTCCGGTTGACGACTCTGGAAAACTTATTGACCCGCCCATTGTTTACTACGGTACGGAAGCTGCACTGGCTTGGGACTACGACTCATCGTTGACGCTCTTGTTGAAT ttggACGTGGACTTGTATTACAAGAATGGAACGTTCTACGGAAGATTATTTCCGAACGTAGTTG CTAAAGACAAGCAACTGAACTGGTGGGTCGGACAGGGACATCATCCAAGCCCGGGTGAATATTATCTCTTTCTAAACGACCCGCAAACGGGAGCTCAAGGAAAAAGCAACGTTTTTACTATAACTC ACGCTGATCTATGCATTGTGACGCCCAATGTTGTGACGTTTGGAACGAACACGAGCGTCTTCGTCAAAGTAGAACCGGACTACGTCAAGCCAGTTCCGCTTCAGTACTATCTGATGGACGAAAAATGCGAAAATGTCATTTATAATTTGACGA ACAACATCACCGGCTTTCCGCATGCAACTTGGAGCCTGCCTAAGGTTATCAAAGGCACATCTGGCGGCTTATTCCGCCTTCGAGCCCAATCAGGAAAGCCCAGCTATTTGTCATCGTGCAGTGACACTAGATTTCGATTCAGAC ATGGTGCTATTACGGTTAACATCGTCGCCAAGTCGTCAACCGTCTACGTGAATCAGGATTACACTATCACTTACACT GCTGAAGACAATTTAGTCTACCTAAAGTTTGTCAGAGTCGGTTTGGTGTGCACATCTGGGAAGTGGGTCATTGCTAGGAATGTTCCTAAAACGCAAGGCAAAG TCACGTGGAATGTTGGCAGGGAGTCGGCAACGCCAATTCAAGCCGGCGACGTTTGCACGGcgttcgtcgaagacgagggGTACACAGGAGCATCGGGTTTGAGTCAAAATGTCACGG TTGCGAAGATTTGTGTTGTCGCTGATCCGACGTTTAGCGCGAAGAAACCAGCAGCTATTGGGGTATCTGGTCTATCAGATACTAAGAACTCGGGTGTTCAAGTTGTGGCGTCAGAAGAACCGTACACTCTTTTGCACACTGTAGACACTAAAG ACTTGGTCTACGGCGATAATCTTATTACGTGGCAGCACCCTGTTGCTCCGCCTAAATCTAAAGCTGGTGGCTCTTACTTTAGGATAAGAGTAGAAGATACTGTCACGGGAGGTTATGGACTaagtgaaaaaattgaattttccaCTGAAGTGGTCGACAAACCTTCCTcgaaaacaaataaaaatgtTTCAGACTCTTTCATAGCTAAG AATGACGGTGGTGGTGGACAGCAGCAGTCAAAAACCGGAGATTCTCGTGCTGGAATGATCGCTGGCATCGTCATAGGATCAATCGTGGGAATCGTTCTCGTTGTGGCGGTAATAATGAAAGTCAAGAGGTGGCGGCCTAAGCGCCAACGCCTTCTAGACGGAAGTACATCCAACGCCACACATGGTGGAACGATTAGCTGGAGTAACACAGCAAGAGAGTACGACCAGCTCTCGTAA
- the LOC136183530 gene encoding uncharacterized protein — protein MLGDGARSHFVFTTQILPKIADTKNATFTYVTGRLGEGMRMPNVGLMCIDYTCIYGLIMVAQEEMKEKPIRINEFRLGLYVTREKQELADECGMVLAGLATTKGLAVKEKLVRIAKEEDLATWHQKLH, from the exons ATGC TTGGAGATGGCGCTAGGTCGCACTTTGTTTTCACCACTCAAATTCTGCCAAAAATTGCCGACACCAAAAATGCGACGTTTACCTACGTGACGGGAAGGCTTGGTGAAGGCATGAGAATGCCGAACGTCGGATTGATGTGCATCGACTATACGTGCATCTATGGCTTGATTATGGTCGCCCAAGAAGAGATGAAGGAGAAGCCTATTCGCATCAACGAGTTTCGTCTCGGTCTCTACGTCACAAGAGAAAAACAGGAATTGGCCGACGAATGTGGCATGGTTTTGGCTGGATTGGCTACTACAAAAGGGCTGGCCGTCAAAGAGAAATTGGTGCGTATTGCCAAGGAGGAAGACCTCGCCACGTGGCATCAAAAACTGCACTAG